The genomic region tggttatcgaccggaaaaaggtggagtgcaatctccgggtcggggaggagatcttgtcccaagcggaggagttcaagtatctcggggtcttgttcacgagtgagggaaggatggagcgcgagatcgacaggcggatcggtgcggcgtccgcagtgatgcgggctctgcatcggtccgttgtggtgaagaaggagctgagtcgaaaggcgaagctctctatttaccagtcgatctacgttcctaccctcacctatggtcacgaactgtgggtagtgaccgaaagaacgagatcgcgaatacaagcggccgaaatgagttttctctgcagggtgtccgggctctcccttagagatagggtgagaagctcggtcatccgggaggggctcagagtagaaccgctgctcctccgcgtcgagaggggccagttgaggtggctcgggcatctgataaggatgccacctggacgcctccctggtgaggtgttctgggcacgtcccactgggaagaggccccggggaagacccaggacacgctggagggactatgtctctcggctggcctgggaacgcctcggggtcccccaggaagagctggtggaagtggccggggagaggaaagtctgggcctccctgcttaggttgctgcccccgcgacccgacccccggacaagcggaagatgatggatggatggatggaagataAGCAGACTGGATGGAGAAAGTAGGCCACAGTACCATAACacaacaaagaaaacaaaagagaAATCATCAGGTCAAACTGAAGTTAGACCCAATTGCAATGCTATAGTAAGGCATAAGGTTGAAGTACTGTTTAGGGCTGCAAGATGACATGGCTTGGCTGAATGGTACGCCTTCAAATGCTCTTCACTGACATCTGCACAGATAAAATACAAGGTGAATCAAGTTACTGTCATTCTGCCCTTTTTCACCTTATCAGAAGAGACAAGGGTTGACACTCAAAGGCCTGAAATGGTAATCTGATAGTTGTGGAAAAAACAACGTTTCTTGAAAGACACCCCTTGATTGCACATAGTTGAGACAACTAAGTGTTATGTTGGTTTGGATTTTTTAATGCTAAAACTCAATAAAAGACCCAAATGTCTTACTGTAAATGGTAACTTTGACCAAGCTGTTGCTTAATGGTCATTCTTAACCCATTATGAAACTTTGCTGTAGAGGTGTCTTCAGTACCTGGACACTGAGCTACAGAGATATGTTCTGTATGTTCACTACCTGGACACTGAGCTACAAAGATATGTTCTGTATGTTCACTACCTGCACACTGAGCTACAGAGATATGTTGTGTATGTTCACTACCTGAACACTGAGCTATTgaagcatgtactgtatgttcagTACCTGGACACTGAGCTATAGATGACAGGATCCTCTTCCTGCTTGATATTAGCAGGCCTATAAGCAAAATACATTAAACAAATTGTAATTCAGGTAGCAGATTTTCAGATTT from Osmerus eperlanus unplaced genomic scaffold, fOsmEpe2.1 SCAFFOLD_905, whole genome shotgun sequence harbors:
- the LOC134016604 gene encoding uncharacterized protein LOC134016604; translated protein: MVLWPTFSIQSAYLPSIHPSSSACPGVGSRGQQPKQGGPDFPLPGHFHQLFLGDPEAFPGQPRDIVPPACPGSSPGPLPSGTCPEHLTREASRWHPYQMPEPPQLAPLDAEEQRFYSEPLPDDRASHPISKGEPGHPAEKTHFGRLYSRSRSFGHYPQFVTIGEGRNVDRLVNRELRLSTQLLLHHNGPMQSPHHCGRRTDPPVDLALHPSLTREQDPEILELLRLGQDLLPDPEIALHLFPVDNHGLRFGGADSHPSRFAFGCEPLQ